One window of Vespa velutina chromosome 2, iVesVel2.1, whole genome shotgun sequence genomic DNA carries:
- the LOC124946788 gene encoding probable chitinase 10 isoform X2, which translates to MLIGIVFLLIGSSYAGPLHDVPAREILPPPPWKFQTTQDNSEILNELGFQRGAVESPPRSIEFDRFQDQSKENVEFGSYRIPLRDAVEALPSSAIKLRKDPKNEGHSASIVEQRLPLRDAVEHREAPFFGGVEHESIWIEPLAPPTLGRIQRILDPKVICHFDSRAAHRMEPFSLLPASLPDYKCTHLIYAGANLDSDFKVTPWNYEYDEIKGGYKTAVGLRSRDPSLRILISIMLPNERIKSNKLNEADYEQISQSILSFIDQHDFDGVLIDWQIGDTWQTNVITDLKIFSKILKRNLADEGLTLAIALHAEDRIHRETISNFDVVILKPWRNDFDLKREKFALHPAPFKSVIRAVNKWFERAGMEQASKTVLGLPIFGDGYTLKFGNFTDAGAPVLGSGIPGPYTKIPNGRLAYYEICERLEEGSWISGRDEDGPYVKRGDQWIGYEDPISMKIKAAYIRSNGLAGISLWSLDLDDFQGICGNPWPMLNTATNALGLYESKSTKRCSEKGLFADPENCSGFYSCIKGKMYHGYCGPKRLFDPVLGRCIKTNPEICKPGYSDQIVLHEMDFVVNQNGLKKENYMEKLTQKGPRIVCYVTSWAIYRKADGKFVPERLDSRLCTDIIYAFASLNPDTLLIQTFDPWADIENGLYERVTSIKETRVLLALGGWTDSSGDKYSRLISNVISRRKFISATISFLKKHNFDGLSLEWNYPKCWQSDCKKGPDSDKPNFTKLLQELRQEFDKQTPKLTLAVALSGYKEVIDQAYEVAKISREVDFASVMTYDYHGAWESKTGHLAPLYEMNNNGRIYYNVNFTMEYLVHLGADKSKLLIGIPLYGQAYHLSDSHKTGLGDPATGPGLPGEFTKQPGMLAYYEICDRIKRHDWTVGSGPSAYHKDQWVGYEDRKSVFQKGEYILQNNYGGASMWTVDLDDFLNLCCVESFPLLKAINRALGRFRTPAPNDMKEDCQRPEEPVTPPEPTMTTHSDAVEGGPASTKPMSTLTTKVTTWPTWTEKPSTTQSSWTQKPTISSSHHHHHHETSTIRTSTVTWAPSYLPPATIPSSTTENIPISPVSCSEGQYTPDPIDCGSYYRCVLKELKRERCAPGLHWDKLRSICDWPSISKCQTDISTTSTHRPTWSSSKKTTISLTQKPTSMTTPAWTTSNIHRPSTTKRPAVVIMSTEKPMKECEHGQYYPYPNSCINFLVCVNGNLVSQQCGPGLNWNEEKNMCDWAYKKPCNEKPMKNALFVVKDTVTKSCISGSYSHVPGDCGSYQGCLWGRQEIFRCAPGLHFNKHSRICDWPSRANCQEDIDDKEDVTEKPSTKPPLEIGSVTTLITERPTVSTTKKATTTQSTTQSTTLSPAEIDPDKVSPLSGYFKVVCYFTNWAWYRRGVGRYLPEHIDHTLCTHIVYGFAVLDYSDLIIKAHDSWADYDNRFYERVIAYKKRGLKVLLALGGWNDSAGDKYSRLVNNPAARQKFIDHTIKFIEKYGFDGLDLDWEYPVCWQVDCKKGPASDKESFAALVKELSTSLKQKGLLLTAAVSPSKKVIDKGYDVPTLAKYLDWIAVMTYDYHGQWDKKTGHVAPMYSHPDDEFYYFNANYSINYWIAKGAPPRSIVMGMPLYGQSFTINDPKAGVGLNAPASAGNAGEFTRAAGFLAYYEICNRIRNHGWTVVQDPEKRMGPYAYKGSQWVSFDDADSIRRKAQFVRNMNLGGGMVWALDLDDFRGRCEEGSHPLMHTLQEVLSEPPNQYDKPIKPPAIGSELEWKIPTTSEITSTPISTTLMEVENIAPVHTTSIIPDDGKGFKVVCYFTNWAWYRQEGGKFLPEDIDGDLCTHIIYGFAVLDGSSLTIKTHDSWADIDNKFYERVVAYKSKGIKVLLAIGGWNDSAGDKYSRLVNSPSARQKFTSHVLQFLEKYGFEGLDLDWEYPVCWQVDCKKGPKSDKESFALLVQHLSEVFKPKGLLLSAAVSPSKRVIDAGYDVVFLAKYLDWISVMTYDYHGQWDKKTGHVAPLYALPSDWEPTFNANFSVHYWLEQGVPPKKLVMGAPMYGQSFSLAERTQRGLNAPTYGGGEAGEATRARGFLSYYEICERTLKKGWSVVQDSRRRIGPYAYYGDQWVSFDDAKQIRIKAELIKKLGLGGGMIWALDLDDFKNRCGCEPSPLLRTMNRVLRNYPEGPLCPVVSESTSIDIDQSTTQTISTWWPTESTSTSRPSYLPPATTTTMTTSTGELDISSEENDTVEIIAGPPPAGIGPLGNCGDKLFIPHKNDCAKYYLCNFGKLSERSCPNGLYWNDNRCDWPENSKCKKGQRQRQTSDAFMALSLSEKNFKKIVCYITSWAQKRQNVERFIVQDLDLDLCTHVIYGFAILDDESLTIKMPDSWDTKDEKFLRDMILFNAQSSNPAKISIALGGWKDSQGDKYSKMASDSANRRKFIDSVIKFLNKYKFDGLNLNWEYPVCWQVNCSSGPKSDKLAYVYLLRDLKTALKPRRLLLSAAVSSNKKVIDLAYQVPLLSEYLDWIDVMSYDYHGYWEGQTGHVAPLYHCSANEDQYLNVKSSLKYWIEQGASSEKLILGIPAYGQSFTLSKNALPLTGRSSNFFPLKSSGPGHAGKFTEVPGFLSYYEICDNVKNAKWNVTKDTERCVGSYATKDDQWVSYDDVSNVFKKADLIRELNLGGGSIWSLDLDDFSGNCGCGKYPLLAALNRGLVQEKLRMEDCT; encoded by the exons ATGCTGATTGGAATTGTCTTTTTGCTGATCGGCTCTTCTTATGCGGGACCATTACACGATGTACCAGCGCGTGAAAtcttaccaccaccaccttgGAAATTTCAAACAACTCAAGACAATTCTGAGATCTTAAATGAACTTGGCTTTCAACGTGGCGCAGTTGAAAGCCCTCCTAGATCTATCGAATTCGATCGTTTTCAAGatcaatcgaaagaaaatgttgaatTTGGATCATATAGGATTCCACTTCGCGATGCTGTCGAAGCTTTACCTTCGAGTGCTATCAAACTTCGTAAAGATCCAAAAAACGAAGGTCATTCAGCAAG TATCGTGGAACAGAGATTACCACTTAGGGATGCTGTTGAACATCGAGAGGCACCCTTTTTTGGGGGAGTAGAACACGAATCTATATGGATCGAACCACTGGCACCACCAACTTTAGGTAGAATTCAACGGATTCTCGATCCAAAAGTCATCTGTCATTTTGATTCCCGAGCAGCTCATAGGATGGAACCGTTCTCTTTATTACCTGCATCTTTACCGGATTACAAATGTACTCACTTGATATATGCCGGAGCTAATTTGG ATTCAGATTTCAAGGTGACACCCTGGAATTACGAATATGATGAAATTAAAG GTGGTTATAAGACAGCTGTAGGTCTTCGTTCAAGAGATCCATCATTACGTATTCTCATATCGATCATGCTTCCCAACGAAAGAATTAAATCCAATAAATTGAATGAAGCTGATTATGAACAAATTTCTCAGTCCATACTGAGTTTCATCGATCAACATGATTTTGATGGTGTCCTGATAGACTGGCAAATTGGAGATACTTGGCAAACGAATGTTATAACagatttaaagattttttcgaaaatcctAAAAAGGAATTTAGCAGACGAAGGATTGACCTTAGCTATTGCTCTTCATGCTGAAGATCGTATCCATCGAGAAACCATTTCGAATTTCGATGTAGTGATATTGAAGCCTTGGCGAAAcgatttcgatttaaaaagagaaaagtttgcTCTTCATCCTGCACCATTTAAATCCGTAATTCGTGCAGTTAATAAGTGGTTCGAACGTGCCGGCATGGAACAAGCATCCAAAACTGTATTGGGCTTGCCAATTTTCGGTGATGGATACACACTTAAATTTGGAAACTTCACTGATGCTGGTGCTCCAGTTTTAGGATCTGGAATCCCTGGTCCATATACTAAAATACCTAATGGAAGACTCGCCTATTATGAA ATATGCGAACGATTAGAGGAAGGTTCATGGATATCTGGGAGAGACGAAGATGGTCCATATGTGAAACGTGGAGATCAATGGATTGGATACGAAGATCctatatcaatgaaaataaaagcagCATATATTCGATCTAACGGACTTGCTGGTATCTCTTTGTGGTCTTTGGATTTAGATGATTTTCAG GGTATTTGTGGTAATCCATGGCCAATGTTGAATACTGCAACGAATGCATTAGGACTGTATGAAAGTAAATCTACTAAAAGATGTTCTGAAAAAGGTCTTTTCGCTGATCCAGAGAATTGTTCTGGATTTTATTCTTGCATTAAAG gTAAAATGTATCACGGTTATTGTGGTCCCAAACGGCTCTTCGATCCTGTACTAGGACGTTGTATTAAGACTAATCCAGAAATTTGTAAACCTGGTTATTCCGATCAAATTGTTTTGCATGAAATGGATTTTGTCGTTAATCAAAAcggtttaaaaaaagaaaattatatggaAAAATTGACACAAAAAGGTCCACGAATCGTTTGCTACGTCACTTCATGGGCAATTTACCGAAAAGCAGATGGAAAGTTTGTACCAGAACGTTTGGATTCTCGTTTATGTACCGACATTATTTATGCGTTCGCCAGTTTAAATCCAGACACTTTGTTGATACAGACTTTTGATCCCTGGGCAGATATAGAAAATG GTTTATACGAACGAGTGACGTCAATTAAAGAAACCAGAGTCCTTTTAGCTCTTGGTGGTTGGACCGACAGTTCTGGCGATAAATATTCCCGTTTGATAAGCAATGTTATTTCTCGTAGAAAATTCATCTCAGCAACGATAAGTTTCTTAAAGAAACATAACTTCGATGGTTTGTCACTCGAATGGAATTATCCGAAATGTTGGCAGAGCGATTGTAAAAAAGGTCCAGACTCTGACAAACCTAATTTCACAAAGCTCCTTCAAGAATTAAGACAGGAGTTTGACAAGCAAACACCCAAACTCACATTAGCAGTAGCTTTGTCAGGATATAAAGAAGTTATCGATCAGGCTTATGAAGTTGCGAAGATTTCACGTGAAGTAGATTTTGCCTCAGTAATGACATATGATTATCATGGTGCTTGGGAATCGAAAACAGGTCATTTGGCACCTTTATATGAAATGAATAACAATGgccgtatatattataacgtt aatTTCACAATGGAATATCTTGTACATCTTGGAGCTGATAAATCAAAACTGTTAATCGGGATACCATTATATGGTCAAGCCTATCATCTCTCTGATTCTCATAAAACGGGACTTGGTGATCCAGCTACAGGCCCTGGTCTACCTGGAGAATTTACAAAACAACCAGGAATGTTAGCTTACTATGAAATATGTGACAGAATCAAGAGGCACGATTGGACCGTAGGATCAG GACCAAGTGCTTATCATAAAGATCAATGGGTAGGCTATGAAGATCGAAAGAGCGTGTTTCAGAAGGgtgaatatatattacaaaacaattatGGTGGAGCCTCAATGTGGACTGTCGATTTGGACGATTTCTTAAATCTTTGCTGTGTAGAGAGTTTCCCGCTTCTTAAAGCTATAAATCGTGCATTAG GTCGTTTTCGTACACCGGCACCAAACGATATGAAAGAAGATTGTCAACGACCAGAAGAACCTGTGACACCACCAGAACCAACAATGACAACTCATAGCGATGCTGTCGAGGGTGGTCCAGCATCGACAAAGCCAATGTCAACGTTGACAACTAAAGTTACTACATGGCCAACATGGACTGAAAAACCAAGTACGACACAATCCAGTTGGACTCAGAAACCTACCATATCATCgagtcatcatcatcatcatcatgagACATCAACAATACGCACGTCAACAGTGACATg GGCTCCAAGTTATTTACCACCCGCTACTATTCCCTCTAGTACAACAGAAAATATACCAATATCTCCTGTATCCTGCAGTGAAGGTCAATATACTCCTGATCCCATTGATTGCGgaagttattatcgatgcGTTCTTAAAGAGTTAAAACGAGAACGCTGTGCACCTGGATTACACTGGGACAAATTACGTAGTATATGCGATTGGCCATCAATTTCGAAATGTCAAACCGATATCA GCACCACATCAACCCACAGACCAACCTGGAGTTCCTCGAAAAAGACGACGATCTCTTTAACTCAAAAACCAACATCAATGACCACACCAGCATGGACTACTTCCAATATACATCGTCCGAGCACGACTAAAAGGCCCGCCGTTGTCATTATGTCAACAGAAAAACCGATGAAAGAATGCGAGCATGGTCAATATTACCCCTATCCAAATTCCTGTATAAACTTTTTAGTCTGCGTTAATGGGAATCTGGTGTCTCAACAATGTGGTCCAGGATTAAACTggaatgaggaaaaaaatatgtgtgaTTGGGCATACAAGAAACCATGCAATGAGAAACCAATGAAGAATGCTTTGTTCGTCGTAAAGGACACAGTTACGAAG AGCTGTATCTCTGGTAGTTATAGTCACGTACCTGGTGATTGTGGAAGTTACCAAGGTTGTTTATGGGGCCGCCAAGAAATCTTCCGTTGTGCTCCAGGATTGCATTTTAATAAGCATAGTCGTATTTGTGATTGGCCATCGAGAGCTAATTGTCAAGAAGATATTGACGATAAGGAGGATGTAACTGAAAAACCTAGCACAAAACCTCCTCTTGAAATTGGATCTGTTACTACATTAATTACTGAGAGGCCTACAGTGTCTACTACAAAAAAAGCAACAACAACTCAGAGTACAACTCAATCCACGACTTTATCTCCTGCTGAAATAGATCCTGATAAGGTTTCACCACTTTCAGGATATTTTAAG GTTGTTTGCTATTTCACGAATTGGGCATGGTATCGCAGAGGTGTAGGACGATATTTACCCGAGCACATAGATCATACTCTCTGTACTCACATTGTTTATGGATTTGCCGTATTGGATTATtctgatttaataattaaagctCATGATTCTTGGGCCGATTATGATAATC GATTCTATGAACGTGTTATAGCTTATAAGAAACGTGGCTTAAAAGTATTATTGGCTTTAGGAGGGTGGAATGATTCGGCTGGTGATAAATATAGTCGTTTAGTAAATAATCCTGCAGCAAGACagaaatttatcgatcatactattaaatttatcgaaaaatacgGTTTTGATGGTTTGGATTTGGACTGGGAATATCCAGTATGCTGGCAG gTGGATTGCAAGAAAGGACCAGCCTCTGATAAAGAAAGTTTCGCAGCATTAGTAAAGGAATTAAGTACTAGCCTAAAACAAAaaggattattattaacagCTGCTGTCTCTCCTAGTAAAAAAGTAATCGACAAAGGATATGACGTACCTACCTTAGCAAAATATTTGGATTGGATTGCAGTCATGACGTATGATTATCATGGACAGTGGGATAAAAAGACTGGACATGTTGCTCCAATGTATTCTCATCCAgatgatgaattttattatttcaatgcgaattattcgataaattacTGGATCGCGAAAGGTGCACCACCCAGAAGTATAGTCATGG GAATGCCATTGTACGGACAATCTTTTACAATAAACGATCCAAAAGCTGGAGTTGGCTTGAATGCGCCAGCAAGTGCCGGTAACGCTGGTGAATTCACAAGGGCAGCAGGATTTTTAGCATATTACGAAATTTGTAATCGAATTCGTAATCATGGCTGGACCGTTGTTCAAGATCCTGAGAAAAGAATGGGACCATATGCTTATAAGGGAAGTCAATGGGTTAGTTTCGATGATGCTGATTCGATACGACGGAAAGCTCAGTTTGTCAGAAACATGAATCTTGGAGGAGGAATGGTCTGGGCATTGGATCTTGATGATTTTAGAGGACGATGCGAAGAAGGATCTCACCCACTCATGCATACGCTTCAAGAAGTACTCTCTGAGCCACCTAATCAATATGACAAac CAATCAAGCCACCAGCTATTGGAAGTGAATTAGAATGGAAGATACCTACTACTTCGGAGATTACTTCAACGCCAATTTCTACAACATTGATGGAAGTTGAAAATATTGCACCTGTACATACCACTTCGATAATACCTGATGATGGAAAAGGATTTAAAGTTGTTTGTTACTTCACTAATTGGGCATGGTATCGACAAGAAGGTGGAAAATTCCTTCCAGAGGATATAGATGGTGATCTATGTACACACATCATTTACGGCTTTGCTGTTCTCGATGGTTCCAGCTTAACAATAAAGACTCACGACAGTTGGGCCGATATAGATAAca aattttatgaaAGGGTAGTCGCTTATAAATCAAAAGGTATCAAAGTATTGCTAGCTATCGGAGGATGGAATGATTCAGCAGGTGACAAATACAGTCGTCTAGTAAATTCACCTAGCGCTAGGCAAAAGTTCACATCACATGTTTTACAATTCCTTGAAAAATATGGTTTCGAAGGGCTCGATTTAGATTGGGAATATCCTGTTTGTTGGCAG GTCGATTGTAAAAAGGGTCCAAAATCTGATAAAGAAAGCTTCGCACTTTTAGTACAGCATTTAAGTGAAGTCTTTAAACCGAAGGGTCTACTGTTATCCGCAGCTGTTTCGCCAAGTAAACGAGTTATCGATGCTGGCTATGACGTAGTTTTCTTAGCAAAATATTTAGACTGGATATCCGTTATGACGTACGATTATCATGGCCAGTGGGACAAGAAAACCGGACATGTAGCTCCGCTGTATGCACTTCCTAGTGATTGGGAGCCTACTTTCAATGCC aacTTTTCAGTTCATTATTGGTTAGAACAGGGTGTACCTCCGAAAAAATTAGTAATGGGTGCACCTATGTACGGTCAATCCTTCTCTTTGGCAGAAAGAACTCAAAGAGGATTAAATGCACCAACATATGGAGGTGGAGAAGCAGGCGAAGCTACAAGAGCAAGAGGTTTCTTATCATATTACGAA ATCTGTGAAAGAACCTTAAAGAAAGGTTGGTCGGTAGTTCAAGATAGTCGGAGACGTATCGGACCCTATGCTTATTACGGGGATCAGTGGGTTAGTTTTGACGATGCGAAACAGATCAGAATTAAAgcagaattaataaaaaaacttgGTCTTGGAGGTGGCATGATTTGGGCATTAGATCTAGACGATTTCAAGAATAGATGTGGCTGCGAACCTAGTCCTTTGTTAAGGACAATGAATAGAGTTTTGAGAAACTATCCTGAAGGACCACTTTGTCCAGTAGTATCAG AATCCACTTCCATTGATATTGATCAATCTACCACGCAAACTATAAGCACTTGGTGGCCGACCGAGTCCACATCTACATCTCGGCCAAGCTATTTGCCACccgcaacaacaacaacaatgacaaCATCTACTGGAGAATTGGACATATCATCCGAAGAAAATGATACTGTTGAAATAATAGCTGGTCCACCTCCAGCAGGTATTGGACCTTTAGGTAATTGTggtgataaattatttataccacACAAGAATGATTGTGCGAAGTATTATCTCTGCAATTTTGGTAAACTTTCTGAGCGTTCTTGCCCTAATGGACTTTACTGGAACGACAATCGATGCGACTGGCCGGAAAATAGTAAATGTAAAAAGGGACAGAGACAACGTCAG acaAGTGACGCATTCATGGCTTTATCCCTTAGCGAGAAGAACTTTAAGAAAATCGTTTGTTACATAACAAGTTGGGCTCAGAAAAGACAAAATGTGGAAAGATTTATTGTACAGGATTTAGATTTAGATCTCTGTACACACGTCATCTACGGTTTTGCAATATTAGACGACGAAagtttaacaataaaaatgccGGACTCTTGGGAcacaaaagatgaaaaattcttGAGAGATATGATATTGTTTAATGCTCAATCTTCGAATCCTGCTAAGATATCGATCGCTTTAGGAGGTTGGAAAGATTCTCAGGGCGACAAATATAGTAAAATGGCAAGTGATTCGGCTAATAGGAGGAAATTTATCGATAGCGTAATTAAATTCttgaacaaatataaattcgatGGTCTTAATCTCAATTGGGAATATCCAGTATGTTGGCAG GTAAACTGTAGCAGTGGACCTAAGAGCGATAAATTAGCCTACGTCTACCTTCTTCGAGATCTTAAAACGGCACTGAAACCTCGTCGATTACTTTTGTCAGCCGCAGTTTcatcaaataaaaaagtgatCGATCTTGCTTACCAAGTTCCATTACTTTCTGAATATCTTGACTGGATCGATGTTATGTCTTATGACTATCATGGTTATTGGGAAGGTCAAACTGGCCATGTGGCACCATTGTATCATTGTTCAGCTAACGAAGATCAATATCTGAATGTAAAATCCAGTTTAAAATATTGGATTGAACAGGGTGCATCTTCGGAAAAACTTATCCTAGGTATCCCAGCATACGGACAATCATTCACTTTGTCCAAAAATGCATTACCATTGACTGGAAGAAGTTccaatttctttcctttgaagTCTTCCGGACCTGGACATGCTGGAAAATTCACGGAAGTCCCaggatttctttcttattacgaA ATATGCGATAACGTGAAAAATGCTAAATGGAACGTAACCAAAGATACAGAACGTTGTGTTGGTTCGTATGCAACGAAGGATGATCAATGGGTCAGTTATGATGACGTATCAAATGTATTCAAAAAG gCCGATCTTATAAGAGAATTAAATCTCGGCGGAGGATCAATATGGTCGCTTGACTTGGACGATTTTTCCGGAAATTGCGGCTGTGGAAAATATCCTCTATTGGCTGCATTAAATCGTGGACTAGTTCAAGAAAAACTACGAATGGAGGATTGTACATGA